The Haloplanus sp. GDY1 genomic sequence ACGATCTCGATCACCCGCTCGGCGTCGTCCCGTTCGACCGTATCCGAGAGCCGCACCCGGGCGCTCGCCTCCGCCAGACGCACCAGCGCCTCCAGCTTCCGGGCCGTGACCGGCACCGGGGCGTCCTCGTCGGCCCCCTTCGCCCGCAGGTCGACGTAGAAGTCGCGGATGGCCTCCCTGGCCCCGTCGCTCATCGTCGGGAAACAGCTCCGTTTGGCGTACGCGATGTACTTCCGCAGGAGGTCGGGGTCGATGGCCGGTTCGACCGTCTCGGTCACCGACTCCACCTCCGACTCGGTGTGGTCGGGGTTGGCCACCTCCGTCCGCTGGGTGTTCAACTCGCCCGCGTAGTTCGTGCGCAGGATGTGCTCGGCGAGGGCGGCGTCCTCGTCCGGATCGGGCTGGTCCGTCACCGTGAAGATGAGGTCGAACCGCGAGATCAGCGCGGGTTCGAGGTCGATCTGCTCGCCGATGGGTTCGTACTGGTCGAAGCGGCCGTACTTCGGGTTGGCGGCGCCGAGGAGGGAACACCGGGACTTGAGGGTGGCGTTGATGCCGGCCTTGGAGATGGAGATGGAGTTGTGGAGCGCGACGCCCTGACTGACGAACGTGTTCGTCGGTTCGACGGTCACGTCGTAGACGTAGTCGCACGCGTACTCCCCTTCGTTGGGAACCGATTCTACCTCACTCACCCGGTAGTATCGGAGTTCACACCGCTCTTCGAGCGCGTCCAATCGCTTCGTGGCGTCGTCGAGTGCATTCGAGACGGCCTCCTGTGCCGCAGCCGTTAGTGTCGCCCGATGCTCGGTATCGTAGCCGCCACTCTCCGCGTAGTGGACGGCGCTCGTCGTCTCGCCGTCGAGTCGATCGGCGAGTTGTCGACCCGACCAGTCCACTGCCGCTCGCACGTCGCCGAGCGTTCCGGCCTCGTCGAGGGCGAACCGAACCGCTCGCACCCGGTCACGAAGCGTCTCGACGTGCCGTTCGACCGTCTCGATCTGCACGCCGTAACCCTCGTCGAGATTCGATTTCAATTCGCCGGTGAGTTGGAGGCCGAGCAGCCGCCTGAGCGACCGAATCTCCGCCGCTGCGCTCGACGGCAACACGTCGTGGTGCCGCTTCGTCGCCTCGCTTCGCTCCGCGAACGCCCGTGCTTTCGCGGAGCGATCGTCAGCCGGTTCGACGACGGCGTCGACGAACTGCGCCGTCGAGTCGCCCATCACGTACGTCTTCCACGCATCCTCCGCCGCATCGTGGTGGATACGCGACGCCACGCCGATCTTCGCCAACGCGTCGGCGTAATCCTCGGCCAGACCCTCCGAGGCGGTCGAGAACGACATGGCTTCGCTCTCGACACCGCCGTCCCCGGCGAACGCGCCGACGAGGAATCGGCGGATCGCCTCCTCCGAGGCGCCGAGTACCGCGGCCGGGATGCGTTTCCCTCGTGCGGTGTGCATCACCTCCGGGACGTTCGACTCGAACCAGCGGTAGAGTTTCCTCGAGATGTACTGCTGTGTCACCGTCCCGGCGGCGTTCGTCGTGTCGCTGCTCGTCATCCCGAACACGTCACTCATCAGGCGCTCCATGCGATTCAGCAGCCGTTCGTCCTGATTCGAGAACCCGATTTCGTGGCTGCTGCCGGCGTACGAGTGCCCCTCCGCAACCAGCAAGCCGAGGATCTCCGCGAGGTCCGGCGTGAGTTCGTCGGGGAGTCCAACGTCTTTCTCCTTTCCGCGGTGTGGCTCCTCGTCCAGCGACACGCCGGCCGTCGAGTTCGGCAGTTTCCGCGGCGCGGGGACGAACGATCCTTCCTCGACGTCGCTCGCGTCGACCGTCGTCGTCTCGCCGTCCCGTTCGACGAACATCGGATGCTCGGGCGTGACGAGGACGCTCCGTCCGTTCGAGAACGTGACGCGGACGAACTCGTCGGGCGCCTCGTGCCGGCTCACCCGGTCGACCGGCTCTTTTCCGACATCGTTCGTCTCGAAATCCACCGAGTGGACGCCGACGTCGTCGACGGGCAGGATGTCGCAGTTCACGCCGTCGACCACGTCCTCGGGTCGGTCGGCCATCGCCTCGTCGACGAAGTCGCCGATTTCGACGCGCCGGCCGTCGGCGAGCAGGATTTCAGAACTCGGATGGTAGGACTGCTGTTCGAGCGCCTCGTGCATGGCCGACCTGTCCTCCGGCCGCATCTTGTCGAGTTCGTCCACGGCCGCGATCCCCTGATCGGCCAGCACCAAGGCCCCGGCTTCCAGACTCCACTGCTGTCCGTCGCCGAAGTCGTCGCGTACAGCCGCTGCGGTCAGGCCGGCCGAACTGGATCCCTTCCCGGAGGTGTAGACGGAGCGGGGGGCGATATTCCGGATATACGATAAGAGTTGTGAGTTGTGCGAGACGATGCCGTTGCCGAGGTACGTGTGCGTGCCGGCGACTTCGAGGTCGTACACCCAGTCGTAGTCGGGGTCGACTGTCTCGATCGATTCGATACGGTCCCACGAAACGTCGCTTTCGACGAGCTGCTGGAGTGCTCCGATCTCGTCTGCGACCGTCATCGCTTCGTTGATCCGATCTCGGACTGCGTTCCGCGCGTCTTGGGTGACCCCTCCATCGGGTGTCACGACGTTCCGCTCGTAGTTGCTGATCGACTTTTGTGAAACGCCCGCTGCGTTTGCGAGTTCGTCCTGAGAGAGATTCAGCTCTCGACGAAGACGTTCGATGTCGCTCCAGTCCCCCCTCTCCAACTGTTCTCGCATGTCGTTGAGCCACTCGAGTCTCGCTTCGAACTGGCCGAGGACCGTCCGAAGGTTCCTTCGACTCGGA encodes the following:
- a CDS encoding LAGLIDADG family homing endonuclease, which produces MAQSSQNQELIDRFVRFYRNYYRDEISRLAQRYPNEQRSLHVDYDDLYQFDQDLADDFLSQPDQIGEFAEEALRVYDLPADVSLGQAHVRLRNLPDTVDIRSIRVHDNHVGRMIAVSGIIRKATDVRPKITEAAFECQRCGTMTYIPQSDGGFQEPHECQGCERQGPFRVNYDQSEFVDSQKLRVQESPEGLRGGETPQSIDVDIEDDITGEVTAGDHVTVTGVLHIEQVTDGNEKSQLFDLYMDGVSVQIEDEQFEEMEISEADKKDIVDLSNHPDIYDEMVASVAPSIYGYDQEKLAMILQLFSGVTKNLPDGSRIRGDLHMLLIGDPGTGKCQKHDTKIVLGDGTVRTLGELVESRLENPVSVDDGVYEPVDFSVQTVTADGNITVGQATKVWKREAPERMYRIRTKSGREVEVTPSHPLFVRNNLGMEPQNAEELNEGRFIALPRRLDSEWDDSLDIDHYRVKSGPANRIDTPEKLSPELARLLGYQIGEGHVTGPASSATATITNADEAVLSDVADCLDLLGLHWWRKPHHDRDGVEMIGCSSVEFVDFLREIEPAILKRSADQRVPDCLFRASPSIKQAFLKAYVEGEGHVSRKEREITVASMSRELLEGVRSLLLGLGIEASLGGRQNGSYRLRISGTDFVSYVEEIGFVTERKTVASTAFADVSENTNTDIIPDVSVPLRRIREALALSQFDCGIPRTTYQHHERGDRNPSRRNLRTVLGQFEARLEWLNDMREQLERGDWSDIERLRRELNLSQDELANAAGVSQKSISNYERNVVTPDGGVTQDARNAVRDRINEAMTVADEIGALQQLVESDVSWDRIESIETVDPDYDWVYDLEVAGTHTYLGNGIVSHNSQLLSYIRNIAPRSVYTSGKGSSSAGLTAAAVRDDFGDGQQWSLEAGALVLADQGIAAVDELDKMRPEDRSAMHEALEQQSYHPSSEILLADGRRVEIGDFVDEAMADRPEDVVDGVNCDILPVDDVGVHSVDFETNDVGKEPVDRVSRHEAPDEFVRVTFSNGRSVLVTPEHPMFVERDGETTTVDASDVEEGSFVPAPRKLPNSTAGVSLDEEPHRGKEKDVGLPDELTPDLAEILGLLVAEGHSYAGSSHEIGFSNQDERLLNRMERLMSDVFGMTSSDTTNAAGTVTQQYISRKLYRWFESNVPEVMHTARGKRIPAAVLGASEEAIRRFLVGAFAGDGGVESEAMSFSTASEGLAEDYADALAKIGVASRIHHDAAEDAWKTYVMGDSTAQFVDAVVEPADDRSAKARAFAERSEATKRHHDVLPSSAAAEIRSLRRLLGLQLTGELKSNLDEGYGVQIETVERHVETLRDRVRAVRFALDEAGTLGDVRAAVDWSGRQLADRLDGETTSAVHYAESGGYDTEHRATLTAAAQEAVSNALDDATKRLDALEERCELRYYRVSEVESVPNEGEYACDYVYDVTVEPTNTFVSQGVALHNSISISKAGINATLKSRCSLLGAANPKYGRFDQYEPIGEQIDLEPALISRFDLIFTVTDQPDPDEDAALAEHILRTNYAGELNTQRTEVANPDHTESEVESVTETVEPAIDPDLLRKYIAYAKRSCFPTMSDGAREAIRDFYVDLRAKGADEDAPVPVTARKLEALVRLAEASARVRLSDTVERDDAERVIEIVRSCLQDIGVDPETGEFDADVIETGTSKSQRDRIKSIKDVIETVDAEYEGEAGAPLDAIVERAEAEGIEEEKVMDQIEQLRRKGDVYSPSNDQYKVV